CTATTGCTCCTACAGTGGACAATTTTCCTATCACTGTTAGAAAGGGAGTTCGTTCTTATACCAAGCATCCCATCTCCCATTTTGTTTCCTATGCATCACTATCTCCCTCCTATAGGGCCTTTGTTTCTTCGTTGTCTTTTGTGTCTATTCCACAGTGTTGGAAGGAAGCCATAAATAATCCGAAGTGGAAGGCTGTAATGGTTGAGGAAATGCTGGCATTAGATAAAATGGTACTTGGGAACTTGTTCTTCCGcctcagggaaagaaattagTTGGGGTGCAAGTGGGTGTTTACAGTCAAATAGAATGCTAATGGGACAGTTGAGCGGTACAAGGCACGCTTGGTGGCTAAGGGCTTTAACCAAACCTATGGAATCGATTACTAGGAAACCTTTGCCCCAGTTGCAAAGATGAACTCTATCAGGGCATTGTTATCTGTTACTGCAAATATGGGATGGAATCTTCAACAACTGGATGTCAAGAATGCGTTCTTGAATGGAGATCTTGGAAAGGAAATTTATATGGATGTTCCTCCTGGCTTTGCCACTCCTTCCAGTGTTGGAAGTGTCTGCAAGTTGAAGAAGTCATGGTACGGCCTCAAGCTGTCTCCTAGGGCAAGGTTTGGCCGGTTCATGAAAGCTATGATAAGCATTGGATATAAACAAAGTCAAGCTGATCACATCCCGTTCACAAAAGCGAAAAGTAACCAGGTGACCGCTCTAATTGTCTATGTTTACGATATTTTGATTATTGGTAATAATGATGAGGAGATATCTAACCTTAAGGCCTTACTAGTAGGAGATTTTGAGACTAATGACCTAAAACCCCTTCGTTATTTCCTTAGGATTAAAGTGGCTAGATCTAACAGAGGAATCTTCTTTTCCCGAAGGAAGTATGTTTTGGATCTTCTTAATAAGACAGGCATGCTTGGGTGCAAGCTTGCAGATGCTCCTATGGAAGTTAATCATCAACTGAGCAATGCAGTGGGTGACTCTGTTGATAAAGAGCAATACTAGAGACTTGTTAGTCTTCTGATCTACCTATCCCACACTAGGCCCAATATTGCTTATGTTATGGGTATTGTTAGTCGTTTTCTTCATGATCCCAGGACATCTCACCTTGATGTTGTGTATCAAATCCTACGTACTTGAAATCCGCTCCTAGAAAGGGTATTTTGTATTCTAATTAGGGGCACTTGAACATTAAGACTTTATTGATATTAAGTGGGTTGGATCTATTGATGATCGACGATCTACCTTTGGGTATTGTACTTTCCTTGGAGGGAACCTTGTTATTTGGCGAAGCAAGAAACAATCCATGGTATCTCGGTCTAGTGCTAAAGTCGAATATTGCGCAATGGCCCAAGGAATTTGTAAGTTGGACTGGGCCTAAGAGCCTACTCTACTCTCTGAGTTAATGTTGAAGGTCCTATGCGTCTGTATTGTAATAACAAGGCAGCCACCGCCCACAATCTTGTTCAGCATCATAGgaccaagcatattgagattgataaacacttcatcaaagagaaactTGACCAAGGGACTGTCTGCATTCCCTTTGTTAGTACTGCAAATCAGTTAGTTGATATGTTTACCAAGATTGTTTCATTGTaatgcatttcatcctcttgtctccaagttgggcatatacgatatatttgcaccaacttgagggggagtgttgagatggccatagttttattttttacctgGTTAAGTCTTATTATTACTGTAGTAAGTCTTGTAGATAGGGACGCTTAGTCAGCATTACCcttcttatttgatttatcgtaatcttcttataaataaaaaaaacctctATCATTAGTGACAAGTCAAATCATTCCCTAAGCTCTGATCTCAACTAATACAAATACCTGAGATTAGATGAAGAAATGCGAAACATTTTTCCAAGTCAACTATAAGAAAAATTGCTGCAACATGTAATTGTTACATTTGAAAGATCCCCGGATTCAGGGAAGCTGTAAAAACTGAGTCATGTAGTAAATATGCCTGCTATCTCTCCTCTGGacattaagatcatcatcaaaagatatgattcttttattcttttattcttttattcttttatctCATAACTATATTTGACACACAGGATAACAGGTAAGACTCCATAAGAAAGATTTTCACAAGGAAATCTTACCACCAGCCTGTGGCTCATCCCTGACATATTTGTGAATGTCACCATACCCTGAACCACGAATATGAACCTGAATCATTCACAATATCAACTATCAAAGTAGGCTAAAGAGTAAAAGAAAGATATATGAATGTTATGATGCGAAAATGAGGTTAAGAGTATAAGAAAGATATGACAGCTTATGATCTGAAAATAGAATAAGTTAACCATCTAAAATATTGATCCAAAATAAAGCTGGCAAAGCAATGGCATTCTGTGAATATGAATCGTGGAAAGTGTCATTACCTCTCAACATCTTTTGGAGGTAGTCCTGACTTTGAATTTGCTGCATGGTCAACAGTATAAGTCTAAATCATACAGAAGGGGAAGGAACAATTTCTTTCTGTATAGCTAAGAGAATGATGAAACATTCATTATTTTCAACTGTCATATACAGAACTGCCTTAAAGATGGCATCACCAAGAAGAATTTACATTAACCACAATTAGAGATACATGAAATAGAGCTATAAATGCTCAAAAACAGAAGATGTTTAAGATTTTCTGGAGGCATTTTGCCTTCATTCAGAGTCTCTCAGTTTCTCAGGCCGACAAAACAAAAGGAAACCATGTGTCACCCACATGACTGCAACACTGTACCAAGaggacttcaaaagggaaaaaaagatgcAATTGCTCTAATATTCAATCTTTAATAGTCATTATGGATGGCCACAGATATACACTGAACAGTCTAGTAAGGTGTGAATGAAAAGTGCTTTATTAGAAGTTAGGATGACAAGTTTCCTAGCATTTTTCCCTTGAAAGACCTAAAAACATCCGGTGTTGCGTCCTGCCACTATACACCACCTTCATGTCACTGAACCTTAATGAAGAAGcgtgaaagaggaagaaaacaacctttttgaaaatagataattattaaaaataaagaaaattgcaatGAAGGGGATGTAAACAGAAAGAAGCAGTTTATTTCATGAGGAGCTAAGGGCAATTAAAAAGGGACAAGATATATAAAGTAGAAAATAGTGATATGCAGCCTAAATCTTATCAGCTTATGCAGAAAGTCAGCACTTAATGATTTCTAAATTCTAATCACATGATTTGGTTGATATTTACAATTATGATACCATATAAGTGAAGAGACATACTACAAATTCATTTTTTGGAATGAAAGGCAATCAAGTCCCATGCAAAACATACAGAATATATATACTGTACAGAAAGTTTTAATTAGATGCATTTATTTGATGACTCTTCAGGATAACCATATACTGAGCATCCGTCCAATAGATCTAATAACACAGAAGCACATATATTACAGAAATAACTATCAGGGATAGTGATACAAGACCTTGCATCTTTGCTAAGTACATTACATATTGTGACCCCATCGCTGGGGTGATCAGATATGCTCCTAGCGTATTAGTCCTGCCAAAGCCATGATGACATAAGATAACGTTGGAAATGTGTCCATAAACTCCATAGATAAATTGTTTATATTGATTAATTAGCATATTTAATGGGAAGATGTTTGTCCTTAGGCATTAACCTAAAAGTGTTCACAAATCACAACTAGGGACAGAATTGGGCATTTTGTTCACATGTTGTCACACTATGCGATCTTCGGGATGGTCATTCCGAGAGATCAAGACACGTGTAAatatataacaacaacaacaacaactcagtcttaacccaactaaatggggtcagctaaaGTGTGTAAATATACAAATATGTGTATATTGAACTGGATCTCATGAGAATCTTAAATGGAACACTACCAATTGTATAATGAATAAGATTCTCATTAGTAGATGTTAACTGGTCCCTAAACCTGAGAGGTCCTTATCGCTACAGTTAGCCATTATGGGTTTTGATGTGCCAAAGGTTGATGCCTCTCGGGCTATATATCAATGCTTTGGATTAATTGTGTTCATCTATAAACAATAGAGACGCTCAACATAGAATCCACTTTCCGTACAAGGTGAACGGTTGATTATGATTGGACAAAATTCTAGGCCTAGTGGCTTGCTTTGTAAATAGTTTCCAACATAATCTAAAATATTAgatcaattattttttaaatgatgtaAAATATACGGTATCCAATCGATGGTTCAAATTCTCTAATGTAAGAGGCTCCTATGGACTAGGGTGATGACAGTAATAATTTCCATGTTTGTATGTCCGTCAAGTGATTTTGCTAATTGGAGGGGCTTGATCATATTTAATCTACTTCTATTGGGGGCATGTGTTATATCCATTTTTGTGTCCTTGAATGCAAATATCTATAAGGGCAAAAGATCGCTGCCAAGCCACGTGGCCCTTGTTGCCCAACACCAACGTGGGGCAAATGAGAGTGAGCACAGGGGAATCAACAAGCGTGGGATTTTTCCATTTCACGGGGGGCGAGGCGATCATTTTGCACACTCCTGTGTCCAGGGGCAGGCTGCACGCAGCCTGGCAGGGATCTTTTTTCCTATCTATAAGTAGGAATTTGAGATATTGTTAATAAAGGATATTTAGGTGGAATACCCAATGGGATCCCACCTTTTACCAATCAAAGCACAATATGGATTTTAGCAACAAAATTAGTTGTAAAAATAGATGTAGAGAAGTGAGAAGGGTAGCATATGCATACACAAACTCTCCACCCATCTACGATCTGGGACTTCTCCCTCCCAAAATTGCAGGCaacttctctcctctctttttggCTCTTTCTTCTAGGTTCGTGGACCCTAGTGATATGGAAAAGATattctttttcattattttgtgcAAGGAATTGCTTCAAGGGAAGCTGTGTCCCTACCACTGCTAGGTTGGAGAAGAGCTTTCCCTATTAAGTGTTGCACTTGTGACACTACAAGTAACTCTACCCTCTCCATGTGATGGATTAATGAATACCATAACCGCGCATGAGACTGATCATATAATTCATCAAAGGAACATACAAAAAAAGGCATAATCAAGCAACAATAAATCCATAAATAACTTGTCTTCCATCCAGGATAAgcatataaaatcaaaataaatcccCTTATAAAAGGAATTACCAGTCAGGTAGGGGGCTGAAGACATGACTTTCAGGAGTAATAACAGCATGATCACTCTTATACACGCTACGAGTAAAACCCGGTAAGTCTGACCAGCAACAAAGCAAATCAAGCATACGCTCAGTCAAAAAACAACGAAACCACATCCATGAATGTTAAAAAGATTCAGCAGATTCTTATGAACATAAATGTCAGCTCAAAGTTCGGAAGCATTGGAAAGAGGAACTGACCTTGAAGGTGTTCGGGGGAAAGTGTAGGATTGGTAACTTTCCAATAGAGAGGTTGCGAGCTTGAATCGGCGTATGCAGGTGGGGCAGAACAGAACCCTTCTTCGCCAAGAACGCATTTTAGCATGCCTGGAAGAGTATTACAGTGAAGAAATTCATAAAATGTCCCAATTCCAAAGTAACGATTATTCCAAAAGACAGAAAGAAGAAGTTACCTAATGGAAGGAACAGAGCGTAAAGAACATAGATTGAAACGATCAAGGATTTATGCATTATGCTATGTTTAAGCTCTTCGTCCTCTTTTTTCTGTGAACCTTGGCCCTTCCGTTTAAATTGGTGCGTTGGGAATctgtgtgatttttttttttctttttctttatatataaacGATAATCTGTGTGGAACTCACACTATTAAGTGGACAGCGGACAAGGCACTGGAAAATGAGCTATTAAAGGTTTTAAGTACGGGACGTGGAGTTGCTTTTGCCGAGCTTACTCGACGCGGACGTGGAATGACGAATGATGGGGACCTCTGCCATGCAGTAGGTTCACCGGCCGCCCAATGCCACGGAGCAC
The DNA window shown above is from Macadamia integrifolia cultivar HAES 741 unplaced genomic scaffold, SCU_Mint_v3 scaffold2593, whole genome shotgun sequence and carries:
- the LOC122066798 gene encoding (S)-ureidoglycine aminohydrolase, which gives rise to MHKSLIVSIYVLYALFLPLGMLKCVLGEEGFCSAPPAYADSSSQPLYWKVTNPTLSPEHLQDLPGFTRSVYKSDHAVITPESHVFSPLPDWTNTLGAYLITPAMGSQYVMYLAKMQANSKSGLPPKDVERFIFVVQGMVTFTNMSGMSHRLVVDSYAYLPAGFEHSLMCDTSATLVVFERRYANLESFIPEPVVGSTDMQPLLETPGEVFELRKLLPTSAPYDFNIHIMDFQPGEYLYVKEVHYNQHGLLLLEGQGIYRLGDSWYPVQTGDVIWMAPFVPQWYAALGKTRSRYMIYKDVNRNPL